The DNA region GCTACTAAATTTTGGGAACCAGctgaactttgtgattttcttacattttaaagttttatacttcccagaaatccttttcctactccttgtgatcgttctTCACGAGAATACAACGtaccaacaaattttattcaatttaattcatattttttactcaatagtgtatcgtgcacttattgttcagtgttactgaCAAGATCAATTGCATTATTTCTGCTCCCTccatcggaatccaattctgccctgtaCCTACTGTGTGTAGTTATTGCTCtatcctgtgggttagcacagacaTTCATCTAATTTCTTAAGCggataaacatttgcgatttAACGCCAGTTGcttacagtgttatacagttaattttgcCCAACTTGCTAAAGATTATTTAAATCTTATtccaataaatgaccaggtagtagttattgaacagcgctcctgagtgcttctagcagatgcggcgaatgaagctaatgtaggtaatctcaaattctcaaaactttaaaattcgatatctctggaacgaaacatattcctttttgCCGATAAGTGCTTcttatgtacacagaaaaaaaaattccggtaaatttacatcatttatgatgtaccaaaagtgcacgtcattaatgatgcttaTTTACATTAACTTCAACTGAAATTTACATGCCTTCCGACGTAAACGCACCGAGCAGTCAACCATTCGAAAACTTGTAAATTTCtgatgaaaatgatgtaaatttaccaaagcaaaaaaaaatttttactccgttgaattttaaatccgatgtaaatttcaaatgctTCTATGGCCAAATGtggtttttctttcttttctgaTCAAATTAAGCACTTGACTTCATTCAAAGAGTACTTATTTTTAATCATAAAAGACAAAAGTGAATGATTCTAAACTACATTGGGCTAAGAGCTTGAAAAGTAGTATCAGATTTTAAATTCAACGGAGTAATATAAAAGTGTAGGAAAAAAGCTTATCAAACTGTGAATTTATCTCTGCGAGATTgactgtaaaataaaaaatgcatttcttacAGCTGATGTAGTCAAGATGATATCAACACTACAATAATCATCAGATCCAAATCTCGTAAGTGCGGGATCATTCTCAGTGGCTTGTGCCGGAGGCCGTACATCGACACGTTTCAGATCCTTGTGCCGTAGGGCAAGATGCCCATCATGATTGGCGCGCTCTCCACCGTATCGATAAATTCATCCATCTGAGGAAGGCGGACAGCTAGTCGTTGGTTTGAAGCACTAAACCGTCGAGTTTCAATTCGGCGACACGTACTAGACGGAGGTGGCAGCAGCCAGGATCTACAACAAAACACAATATTAATTACGCAATTAAGTTTGATTTCGTTCAACAATTTGACCCACCTGAAGAAATGAGACCAACAGCGTCATAGTAACTCCGGTATCGTGAAGGTTTCGTCGGTGGTAACCAGATCCAGACTCGTTTGAGCATCTTGGTCCTACATAACGGTTCGGTGCCATGTGTGAACAACATAGGAAAAACAAATGCACGTATACCAAGCTTTCCTTCTTGAGACGATGCTCCTCAGCCGATCGGTCATTGAGCACTCCAGCGCCATCACTGCATAAaagaagaaatttaaaaaaataaataaatggcaAATCTAAAAGGATTTTACCTTGATCAACAGTTTGCGGACTTTCCATTAGTGGCCGCGTACTGCGGCGAGGTAAATTTTCACACATCGGCCACGTTCAGGTTGACAGAGCTAGTTCCAGCCTTGGCGGACAGATCGTCTTTATCTGAGGCGTGCACCTTTGTGCCGTTATCCAGCAAAAGCTATATCATCAGGATCGGTTGTACTCGATGCAACGTCGTGACAGCTGGCCGTCATCGGAATGTGGGTTATCCGTCGTGTCCAAACCACCTTCCTTGGCCGCAACAGGCCGCAACCAGCGTGAGATCCTCCGAGTTTTAGCACGATTTTCACtcgatcttatttttttatttttgtttactttgaccacTTTGACAACTTGATGGTACCCAACCCATCCAGCTTCAGACGTTTCGTTGGAGTAGCGTGTAATCAAAATTGGGTATTGCAAGGGGCTACTTTTTCTAGAGAAACACTATCGGTTGTAAGGGATCGTACATAAACTACGTGgccttcaaatttgaaatcggcactttaaaaaaatcgatattttcattaatttattgaattttttacagttttttgagAGAAGCATGACTGTTACAATGTATTCagcaactttttgttcaaaaataaaataaaattagccTCCTTGACCCCCTTAAAACCCGACCAGGgccgagagacaaaaactttaatttaaatttgtaccaaaaaggtttttttgcaattttaaaaattgagggaactcccagaaaaaaaatgttttttgagtcTTAGCTTAAGTAGGTTACTCACGTTTAGAGTACAAAATGAAAGCAACCAAACTAGGTTTGAGTCAACAGTGTATTATAAACTCCTGAGCGTGCAGCTGTCAAATTCGCTCTTTCTGTCCTGCTTGCACCATGAACGACAAAGAAGGAAGATTCCACTAAACGTTGACAGCTGTTGACAACTTGCTCAGTTATAATCATTTGCCGTGATCAGTTGaagctgcaaaaaaataatgctgAATTCGGGAAAAGTGCTTTTAAAGCACCAGCAAATCGTCCTTTTTCTGATTCGTGCCGTTCTAGAAACGCCAGATCAAGATGCAGTTGCAAAGGTCGGACCCCGGGAAACCATCCAAGATGTTAAGGTCAAGTTCGCCGCCCTGGAGTGCATCGAGGAACCGGCCCAACTGGTGCTGTCCTGCGAGGGCATGCTACTCGCCCACGACTCGCTCGTGTCCGCCCTCGGCTCGGCCGAACTCGACCTGACCGTGCCGCTGCTCGGTGGTAAGGTACACGGTTCGCTGGCCCGTGCCGGCAATGTCAAGGGAAAAAGGCCGAAGGTCGAGAAGaaggaaaagaagaagaagaccagcCGTGCCAAGCGCCGCATCCAGTACAACCGCAACTTTGCCAACGTGGTGCAGGCCTTCGGTCGCCGCCGCGGTCCGAACGCCAACTCGACGTAAGCTGCTCTGAATGGTGTGCGGTTCGAGTGTGAGTGTGGGTGGGATTTGTGGCTTGTTTGATTCGTTGCGAAGATGAAGGAAGAAAAGGCGAGAATAAAATGAAGAAACGAAAGGAGGTAAATTAAAATAGAATTAATTTGTTTACCAAATAATAATTGTCGGCGGAAAACACAGGGTATTCGTATCGCGTCAAGCTCTCCGGACGTGGGGGGTCGCTGGCAAGGCGTTGCCCAGTCCCCCTTGCCCCGCACCCCACGGGCCACGACAATTGCAGCTGCGGTGCGGCTAGAGGAGGCGAAGACCGACGAAGGGTGAACATGTGTTGCGGTAGACACGGTGGCACAATCCGCCGTGATGCTGGGACGCGGAATGACGAGAACCGGAATCGGAAGTCTGGCGGAGCATCATCGTATCGAGCCACCGCGGGAAAGAGCATGAGCAATCGCGTAGACAGCAGAGTGAGTAAAAAGAAGAGGATAAAGGCAGGTGCATCTAGGTCTAAGGAAGAACTTGGGTGTAAATCTTACGACAATTACGGGAAACCCGGTTGACAGTTATCTGGTTCCGAACACCGCTTTTGAGCAACTGGGTAAACTAATGTAACaactcaagcaaaacaatgtgaaTTTGTAAACAAATGTACTATTTGTTTCCCTTTTCCCTTCAGTGAATGTTTGCTTTAAGAATGAGCTTTTTATTTACAAATCCACATTGGTCCATTCACAATGTTTAGCTTGAACtattaatttttaatgcttACCAATGTTCATTATTTACCAATCAACTTTATTTAGAAACCGCCTTCCGGATTCTTCCCGGAGTACGGCCACAACATCCGCTGACCATTGTTTGCCGACTGTCGTGAAAATCGTTTTGCCACTAATGACATTTATCTAGTTTGTTTTGACTAAAATAGAGCGTTTTACCGTTTCATTTGATACGAAAACACTTTCACTGAACTCCGCACCAAGCGCACCAAGCATTAACAACAAATGAACTGATTTGTTTTTGTGAGCTGTCACTGCAAAACAATTTGAactttaaatttacatgtttttcaaattttaaatttcacaaatatacaTCATAAGTGCCATTTACAtgcttttcaactttcaaatttgtgacgagtcaaaaacaaaaattccatTTAAATGAAGTTCAAGCATTACGTTGAATCTGACTTTACATGAAGGCTCTTTAAATGCAATACATCTATTTacaatgaatttcaaaattacattgagcatgtttacgttCAAAACAAGGTTTCAGtgtcgggtaaatttacatttttttttctgtgtaaaatcggacgggaaatacgatggtgaggtcaaattcaaaaaataaatagggctgttttgagatacggccatttaaagatttcaattgcgcaatacaggtagaaaacatattttaatctaaatgttgatcacagaaatggattctacgtccaatttccttcaaaattgagtctaataccgaccctctaagatttgtggttcctgagttatcgtcgtttgaagataggggtttcgctcaaaaatcgcgaaaaagtcgttttttggggaggtacaaaaatggaggggatggtccaatttggatgaaattcagaattcttacatgttttgatagtatcaacagccctgccaaatttgagcaggatcggagagggtaattttcaaatgctgttccgcttcagatggaatgacccatatatgatttacattaaacaggaatttacaggaagccgaacacgggtagaaattcatcagatttgagtttccatgttcaacgtttccattagattcatgatttacattagatttagatttacattggagtaatttccatgactttttactctttacatcatatttcaacattacattgagtgagtttacataagaaacagtaattacgtgctgtgtaaatttacatatttttttctgtgtagatctggagcaaataggtaacaggcgttggccaccaacggtgcccgccatgtcagtttgttgatctcggggggattgggacgggaatgttagttagcacatgttgctacaaagggtgggttctatacgatatccacacccccacgtgtgccggaaaactacttctacttgggattttgttagtgggttaggtaatggccaggattcaacatagaggatgatgatgcgacccaataatcaataaattttgtttaatggtgtgatgtattatgcattctcaaggcaaacagtcggaggatgcggatgagtctattcccggttatttggtgttgagtttagcataaatgattcaatcttagacagccggctgtgtaaagataaaaccaaataaaatgcgaaaacgcgaaacagctcggaccgaaaaacacacacaatcggggggacaacaaagacggaaacgacgcgcaccgttcaagttctccaacgcaactgtcaaacatcgcgaaatcgtccggatcgaaatacacacacaatcggggagacaacaaagacggaaacggcaacgaaaatcccgcgtgatgaccgcgacgcgcaccgttcaaattctccaacgcaactgtcaaacatcgcgaaatcgcCCGGATCGAAAAAACACACAcgatcggggggacaacaaagacggaaacggcaacgaaaatcctgcgtgatgaccgcgacgcgcaccgttcaaattctccaacgcaactccctgtcaaaattgccatgttCTTTATCAAtaacaaaaaccatgaattttgatacccatattgtcccaatttgtattgttccataaatgtcctcccgggagaaccttccccagggcactggccactccgggtgtggccaatcctgccaaaatggccattttcattaccagtatcaaaaaccatgaattttgatacccatattgccccaatttgtatggttccgtaaatgtcctcccgggagaaccttccctcagggcaatggccactccgggtgtggccaatcgtgtaaaaattgtcattttcattaccagtttcaaaaaccattaattttggtacccatattgccccaatttgtatggttccgtatatgtcctcccggtagaaccttccctcaaggccatggccactccgggtgtgtccaatatcctaccagtttggtcccaaccccattgccccaaatcattttGGTTCTCGGGTGaccgtcctaacaatcttcattagaacagaattcctcccaagttggtgcacaacctgtgtttttcaatgtgtgcatgtgtgggtgtgtgtgagcaataaaattaccaccgtggatccgtctttgatgaaacctCGGTAGGCACTGGAATtggtcagaggctatctgttagcttatatagtttgcatgaaatgtggcaacagtggtgcaacattctcgcgtgacagttccaagaaagcaggagacgaggcaaaatttgcgccATGTTGTCGCATTTCATGcaaactatataagctaacagatagcctctgaccaatttcagtgcctaccaaggtttcatcaaagacggatcgacggtggtaattttattgcacactcacacccacacacactctcacacacacacacacactcacactctcACACACCCCAAAACCCaaacctcaccaaaccccgaatccaagatgtgacgcgacccgtgtcgagggatgcatggctgggggggttcaacaaattcccagtcgataacggagcctgtggggcacaggggcgcaccccacacgtaatttgcccttactgcgtcacggcagggcactggcgcagcggaccgtatttccctagcgactcgtgggattcaaaatgaagacaagtgaaacaaaccaacaaaagggtcccgatgcgccccaagcatcggaaaacacggaggtagaagaggacgcaaacgtcgaaatggcaggaggcgagtcaaacggcggcgacaccgcaggcggagtggcgagcgcgttccgtggaagcgggaaggtgttgagatccccagtgttgaaccaggcggctgcttcgagtcagcagataggagtaattggagaggagacacccaagtcatccttgttgaacttcgccggcagtacccctcaggacggagtcctgctcggaaggacctcgttgcaggaggtcagaaggagggttaacgaactctttgatttcatcaaggacaaaaacaacgtccacaccagaatcaagcagatggtgaatggagtcaaggcagccatgaatgccgcagagcgcgaaaacagctcgctggtggtgacgcggaattcactgaagctcagagctgaaagagccgaagaaacgctgaacgcaaaactggaggaggaagcgctacgggagaaaaaccgaaaacgccgcccggcccaggctctaaaagggacagggaaacgcctggagaggaggaggacgcaaagaagcagaagcaggggaatggagacagtccggacccagcgaaggagccagaaccagacccagggaaggaggaatgggagaaggtcaagaaaaagaagcggaagaaaaaagggaagcagaacgaggacacccaaaaacccaagtttcgcagggagcgtaacaaa from Culex quinquefasciatus strain JHB chromosome 3, VPISU_Cqui_1.0_pri_paternal, whole genome shotgun sequence includes:
- the LOC6035724 gene encoding uncharacterized protein LOC6035724; amino-acid sequence: MANLKGFYLDQQFADFPLVAAYCGEQKLYHQDRLYSMQRRDSWPSSECGLSVVSKPPSLAATGRNQQTPDQDAVAKVGPRETIQDVKVKFAALECIEEPAQLVLSCEGMLLAHDSLVSALGSAELDLTVPLLGGKVHGSLARAGNVKGKRPKVEKKEKKKKTSRAKRRIQYNRNFANVVQAFGRRRGPNANST